In Streptomyces sp. NBC_00878, a single window of DNA contains:
- a CDS encoding MbtH family protein has protein sequence MTTNPFDDENGTFYVLVNDEEQYSLWPSFANVPDGWRIDLGPEDRPKCLAHIEENWTDLRPKSLRHAMGE, from the coding sequence GTGACCACAAATCCCTTCGACGACGAGAACGGCACGTTCTACGTCCTGGTGAACGACGAGGAGCAGTACTCCCTCTGGCCGTCATTCGCGAACGTCCCGGACGGCTGGCGGATCGACCTGGGCCCGGAGGACCGGCCGAAGTGCCTTGCCCACATCGAGGAGAACTGGACCGATCTACGGCCCAAGAGCCTGCGCCACGCCATGGGCGAGTAG
- a CDS encoding activator-dependent family glycosyltransferase produces the protein MRVLFVVFPWRTHLQHMVPLGWALQAAGHDVRVASGPELTDAITASGLPAVPVGSDEPVFERVAREQGEVYQKLVEAHGEQNDILVDVCEDREEMLTWERLRWGSRFLAATSRASNEAMVEELVEYCRWWKPDLVLWDWLSHAGAIAATAAGVPHGRMRTELAVEDRARRHFLRVREEQVPEDREDPLGDWLGEWAEKFGGVFSEEMVTGQFVIEQMVGSMRLESESSPLPLRYVPYNGPSVVPHWARREPVKRRVLATFGLSLATDPATAASSLEQLQGMLDALADLDIELVLTLPERFQRELERVPGNTRLVEFVPLHAVVPSCAAVIHHGGVPGFLEAIAHGVPQLVIGRAMTDIGERGPRLERSGAGLWIPGDTPEDLDGARVREQLVRLLEEPSFREAAGRLGEELAAQPSPAEMAWELERIVDRYRS, from the coding sequence ATGCGCGTCCTGTTCGTAGTTTTTCCCTGGCGAACCCACTTGCAGCACATGGTGCCCCTGGGCTGGGCACTGCAGGCGGCGGGGCACGACGTCCGCGTCGCGAGCGGCCCGGAACTGACGGACGCCATCACCGCCTCGGGTCTGCCGGCCGTACCCGTCGGCTCCGACGAGCCCGTTTTCGAGAGGGTCGCACGTGAGCAGGGGGAGGTGTACCAGAAGCTCGTCGAAGCCCACGGCGAGCAGAACGACATCCTCGTCGACGTGTGCGAGGACCGCGAGGAGATGCTCACCTGGGAGCGCCTGCGGTGGGGGAGCCGGTTCCTGGCCGCCACCTCCCGGGCCTCCAACGAGGCGATGGTCGAGGAGCTGGTGGAGTACTGCCGCTGGTGGAAGCCGGACCTGGTGCTCTGGGACTGGCTGAGCCACGCGGGTGCCATCGCGGCCACGGCGGCCGGAGTGCCGCACGGGCGCATGCGCACCGAGTTGGCCGTTGAGGACCGGGCCCGGCGGCATTTTCTGCGGGTGCGGGAGGAGCAGGTGCCCGAGGATCGTGAGGATCCGCTGGGGGACTGGCTGGGGGAGTGGGCGGAGAAGTTCGGTGGCGTGTTCTCCGAGGAGATGGTGACCGGTCAGTTCGTGATCGAGCAGATGGTCGGTTCGATGCGGCTGGAGTCGGAGTCGTCACCTCTTCCGCTGCGGTACGTTCCGTACAACGGGCCGTCCGTCGTGCCGCATTGGGCCCGGCGCGAGCCGGTCAAGCGGCGCGTCCTGGCCACCTTCGGACTGAGTCTGGCAACGGATCCGGCGACGGCCGCCTCCTCCCTGGAGCAGTTGCAGGGGATGCTGGACGCGCTGGCCGATCTGGATATCGAGCTGGTGCTGACGCTGCCCGAGCGGTTCCAGCGGGAGCTGGAGAGGGTTCCCGGCAATACCAGGCTGGTGGAGTTCGTTCCGCTGCACGCGGTCGTTCCGTCGTGCGCGGCCGTGATCCACCACGGTGGCGTGCCCGGGTTCCTTGAGGCGATCGCCCATGGGGTGCCACAGCTGGTGATCGGCCGCGCCATGACGGACATCGGGGAGCGCGGACCGCGGTTGGAGCGGTCCGGGGCCGGTCTGTGGATCCCGGGCGACACGCCGGAGGACCTGGACGGGGCGCGGGTGCGGGAACAGCTGGTGCGGCTGCTGGAGGAGCCGTCGTTCCGGGAGGCTGCCGGGCGGCTCGGTGAGGAGCTGGCCGCGCAGCCGTCGCCCGCGGAGATGGCCTGGGAACTGGAGCGGATCGTGGACCGCTACCGATCCTGA
- a CDS encoding cytochrome P450, with protein sequence MAQLADRWGVNPAFFWMWGRQPEQPVTVDENGVFHVYGHAEILEVYGDHQVYSSNMEALLFGEAAEGEALSEGALSAADPPKHTKLRKIVSRAFTPKLVADLEPRIAEVTNELLDEAAGKERLELVGDLAYPMPVMVIADMLGVPRSDRDLFKQWVDTILSAAGEVSLEDAGKDSAGRQREDEDVAAAMGQVPELMEYLRAHAAERRTKPREDLLTKLVEAEVDGERLSDTAVVNFSRELLVAGHLTTSATIANMLLCLDAYPEQFARVRANPGLIPGAAEETLRFLGPLAASARGTVADTELAGVKIPKKSLVRLWLGAGSRDERVFDRPDEFDPGRDPNPHLGFGRGIHFCIGAPLARLESSVCVRMLLDRYPKLRAAPDERPEFLGLDDLLAVSKLEMLTD encoded by the coding sequence ATGGCACAGCTTGCCGACCGCTGGGGAGTGAACCCGGCGTTCTTCTGGATGTGGGGTCGTCAACCGGAGCAGCCCGTCACGGTGGATGAGAACGGGGTGTTCCATGTCTACGGTCACGCCGAGATCCTGGAGGTGTACGGCGACCACCAGGTGTACTCGTCCAATATGGAGGCCCTGCTGTTCGGTGAGGCGGCCGAGGGCGAGGCCCTCAGCGAGGGGGCGTTGAGCGCGGCCGACCCGCCCAAGCACACGAAACTACGCAAGATCGTCAGCCGTGCGTTCACACCGAAGCTGGTGGCGGATCTCGAACCGCGGATCGCCGAGGTCACCAATGAGCTCCTGGACGAGGCGGCGGGGAAGGAACGCCTTGAACTGGTCGGGGACCTGGCGTATCCGATGCCGGTGATGGTGATAGCCGACATGCTCGGCGTGCCGCGCAGTGACCGTGACCTCTTCAAGCAGTGGGTGGACACCATCCTCTCCGCCGCGGGCGAAGTGAGCCTGGAGGACGCGGGCAAGGACAGCGCGGGCAGACAGCGCGAGGACGAGGATGTCGCGGCAGCCATGGGGCAAGTGCCCGAGCTGATGGAGTATCTGCGCGCGCACGCCGCCGAACGGCGCACCAAGCCGCGCGAGGATCTGCTCACCAAGCTGGTCGAGGCGGAGGTCGACGGCGAGCGTCTGAGTGATACCGCGGTGGTGAACTTCTCCAGGGAACTCCTTGTCGCGGGACACCTCACCACCAGCGCGACGATCGCCAACATGCTGCTGTGCCTGGATGCTTACCCGGAGCAGTTCGCCCGGGTCCGGGCGAACCCGGGCCTCATCCCGGGGGCCGCTGAGGAAACCCTGCGGTTCCTCGGTCCGCTCGCGGCCTCCGCCCGCGGGACGGTCGCGGACACCGAGCTGGCCGGCGTCAAGATACCGAAGAAGAGCCTCGTACGGCTCTGGCTGGGCGCCGGCAGCCGGGACGAGCGGGTATTCGACCGTCCCGACGAGTTCGATCCAGGCCGCGACCCCAACCCGCACCTGGGGTTCGGCCGCGGAATCCACTTCTGCATCGGCGCGCCACTCGCCCGCCTCGAAAGCAGCGTCTGCGTGCGGATGCTCCTGGACCGGTATCCCAAGTTGCGGGCGGCCCCGGACGAGCGGCCGGAATTCCTGGGGCTGGACGACCTGCTGGCAGTGTCGAAACTCGAGATGCTCACCGACTGA
- a CDS encoding alpha-hydroxy-acid oxidizing protein: MTQHTRSAAPAGPQSPSDLVREIYLAGPDGREGQLTTDLTALEDAARAVLPPSVFGFVAGGSGTGATGRANRDAFDRWRLLPRALRGFTRRDLTLDLLGQTLPAPVLLAPISAQTAVHREGEIATVRGAADAGLPFTLSSYSSHSLEEVAAAAGPGPRWFQLYWPSDDELAVSMVRRAEASGYTALVLTVDNPAVGYRPADLDHGYLPLVRGTGLANYTSDPVFRAALPPDAGPETIVRHWAQVSGNPSLTWDRLNRLREWTGLPLLVKGVLHPDDALLAVANGADGVIVSNHGGRQLDGSVAALDCLPAVRAAVGSTIPVLMDSGVRTGTDVAKALALGADAVLLGRPYLYGLALGGRLGVRHVLRCLLAELDLALTQIGCGSAQALGPELLAPAGPLGVPQPTAGQDR, from the coding sequence ATGACCCAGCACACCCGAAGCGCCGCCCCGGCCGGACCGCAGAGCCCGTCCGACCTGGTCCGAGAGATATATCTGGCGGGCCCCGACGGCCGCGAAGGCCAACTCACCACCGATCTCACGGCGTTGGAGGACGCGGCCCGCGCGGTCCTCCCGCCCTCGGTGTTCGGCTTTGTGGCCGGCGGCTCCGGAACCGGAGCCACGGGACGCGCCAACCGGGACGCGTTCGACCGGTGGCGCCTCCTGCCTCGGGCCCTCCGCGGCTTCACGCGACGCGACCTGACGCTGGACCTCCTCGGCCAAACCCTCCCCGCACCGGTCCTGTTGGCACCGATCTCCGCGCAGACCGCCGTGCACCGCGAGGGTGAGATCGCCACCGTCCGGGGCGCGGCCGACGCCGGGCTGCCGTTCACCCTCTCCAGCTACTCCTCGCACAGCCTCGAAGAGGTCGCCGCGGCCGCCGGGCCGGGGCCCCGCTGGTTCCAGCTGTACTGGCCCTCGGACGACGAACTGGCCGTGTCCATGGTCCGGCGGGCCGAGGCGAGCGGATACACGGCACTGGTCCTCACCGTCGACAATCCCGCCGTCGGCTATCGGCCCGCGGACCTCGATCACGGCTACCTTCCGCTCGTACGCGGCACCGGGCTCGCCAACTACACGAGTGATCCCGTGTTCCGGGCGGCGCTGCCGCCGGATGCCGGCCCCGAGACGATCGTCAGGCACTGGGCACAGGTCAGCGGCAACCCGTCGCTGACCTGGGACCGGCTGAACCGGCTGCGCGAGTGGACCGGGCTTCCCCTTCTCGTCAAGGGGGTCCTGCACCCCGACGACGCACTCCTCGCAGTGGCCAACGGGGCGGACGGTGTGATCGTCTCCAATCACGGAGGACGCCAGCTGGACGGCTCGGTGGCTGCCCTCGACTGCCTGCCCGCGGTGCGCGCCGCGGTCGGCAGCACCATCCCTGTGCTGATGGACTCCGGTGTCCGCACCGGCACTGACGTCGCCAAGGCACTGGCCCTCGGCGCGGATGCCGTCCTTCTCGGCAGGCCCTATCTGTACGGACTGGCGCTCGGTGGACGTCTCGGCGTGCGGCACGTCCTGCGGTGCCTGCTCGCCGAACTCGACCTGGCGCTGACACAGATCGGCTGCGGCAGTGCCCAGGCCCTCGGCCCGGAGCTGCTCGCTCCGGCGGGACCCCTGGGCGTGCCGCAGCCGACAGCGGGTCAGGATCGGTAG